A genomic region of Tigriopus californicus strain San Diego chromosome 1, Tcal_SD_v2.1, whole genome shotgun sequence contains the following coding sequences:
- the LOC131880334 gene encoding glutamate-gated chloride channel-like — protein MLSLRAVIGSSGGLGGRALVPNNDCGGRRRLGLKMPWLAVDKLFTFFILLSALHLSRSLRSIPRSGPINYREEEKKILDSILGPEVYDKRIRPSGLNGTDAATIIVVNLYIRSFAKIDDVKMEYSVQITFRQKWNDERLSYDHRLSHGDMRSKIKYLTMTDARKVWMPDTFFRNEKEGRFHNILVPNVYIRIFPNGDVLYSIRVSLTLACPMNLKLYPLDRQQCSLRVASYGWTTGDLQYIWKTLEPVQIVKDLHLPRFTLEKYISDYCNIKTNTGEYSCLTVDLTFKREFSYYLLTIYVPCCMLVIVSWVSFWLDPNAVPARVSLGVTTLLTMSTQTASINNSLPPVAYTKAIDVWTGVCVTFVFSALLEYALVNYASRSDAQRLAKKKHQKQWELDHCAFDPEHMEDLPPGSGPPPGMGGPPANNGGGSFAMVR, from the exons ATGCTTTCTCTTCGTGCTGTGATTGGATCTAGTGGTGGTTTGGGTGGTCGAGCCCTTGTGCCCAACAATGACTGTGGAGGACGGAGGAGGCTCGGCCTGAAGATGCCCTGGTTGGCTGTGGATAAACTCTTTACATTCTTCATCCTGCTCTCAGCTCTGCATTTGTCAAG GTCATTGCGTTCCATTCCCCGCAGCGGTCCAATCAATTAccgagaggaggagaagaaaattcTAGACAGTATATTGGGTCCAGAAGTCTATGACAAAAGGATCAGACCCTCTGGCCTCAATGGCACAG ATGCTGCCACCATCATTGTGGTCAATCTCTACATCCGTAGTTTTGCCAAAATCGACGACGTCAAAATG GAATATAGTGTGCAGATCACATTCAGACAGAAATGGAACGATGAAAGATTGAGTTACGACCACAGGCTTTCCCATGGTGATATGAGAT CCAAGATCAAATACCTCACCATGACGGATGCTCGTAAAGTGTGGATGCCAGATACTTTCTTCAGGAACGAGAAGGAAGGACGGTTTCACAATATTCTCGTGCCCAATGTATACATTAGAATCTTTCCCAATGGAGACGTCCTCTACAGTATTCG AGTATCTCTCACCTTAGCATGTCCCATGAACCTCAAGCTGTATCCATTGGATCGACAGCAATGCTCCTTGAGAGTGGCAAGCT ATGGTTGGACGACAGGGGATCTACAATATATTTGGAAAACTCTGGAGCCGGTCCAAATTGTCAAGGACCTTCACCTTCCCCGATTCACGCTTGAGAAATACATCAGTGATTACTGCAACATTAAAACTAATACAG GCGAATACAGCTGTCTCACGGTGGACCTGACATTCAAGAGGGAGTTCTCGTACTATCTTCTCACCATTTATGTTCCTTGTTGCATGTTGGTCATCGTATCCTGGGTGAGCTTCTGGCTGGACCCAAATGCAGTACCTGCCCGGGTCTCTTTAGGCGTGACCACCCTTCTCACAATGTCCACCCAAACTGCTTCCATCAACAACTCACTGCCCCCTGTGGCCTACACCAAGGCCATTGATGTATGGACGGGG GTATGTGTCACCTTTGTGTTCAGCGCATTACTTGAATATGCCCTGGTGAATTACGCATCGCGTTCGGATGCTCAGcgtttggccaagaagaagcaCCAAAAACAATGGGAGCTCGACCATTGCGCCTTCGATCCTGAGCACATGGAGGACTTGCCCCCGGGAAGTGGCCCACCACCCGGAATGGGAGGACCACCCGCCAATAATGGAGGAGGATCATTTGCCATGGTACGTTAG